In Spirobacillus cienkowskii, a genomic segment contains:
- a CDS encoding 1-acyl-sn-glycerol-3-phosphate acyltransferase, protein MVRILAFILCRIFFKRISISGTPYKGGSAIWASNHSSGIVDPAVMLGLAPVEIRPLGKHTLWDIPVMRQFLQWTRAIPVTRLQDIKKDIQAQKEMLEQGNFDPDWRAKANNEAFQTVSDALLAGDCILIFPEGVSHDDPYIYQLKTGLARMALQAMSKAKDGHFSVVVQPTVIDYSEKDEFRSELYLHFCEPVKISSVDYSVKDIMDGVRDSLEAGFASFFSWDEKRNWRFLFEMAYGRQPYSSREFRDYVEKHRPDFDSDPILMARIQTMRRMMQAVNVSPVQLVWGDTNYKKRNFFWIMFKHGWFYLFITLPVEFLGTIVWGFPAKICERLAKKSTSDRDVRATMKIAHGMWFFPLWAFIMSSLFTFYLGNYLPNVHKVVLWFAFLILTPTFLALSLIVQESVNFFPGFLRLAKLRFFFPRGWYELMKEWREISDGVIQKIKIQD, encoded by the coding sequence ATGGTTCGGATACTTGCGTTTATCCTATGCCGAATATTTTTTAAAAGAATAAGCATTTCTGGAACCCCATATAAAGGGGGTAGTGCTATATGGGCTTCAAATCATTCCAGCGGCATTGTCGATCCAGCTGTGATGTTGGGTTTAGCCCCAGTAGAAATTCGTCCCCTAGGGAAACACACTCTCTGGGATATTCCAGTGATGAGACAGTTCTTACAATGGACTCGAGCAATTCCAGTAACACGCTTGCAAGACATTAAAAAAGACATTCAGGCACAAAAAGAAATGCTCGAACAAGGAAACTTTGATCCAGACTGGCGTGCAAAGGCAAATAACGAAGCATTTCAAACAGTCAGCGATGCTTTACTTGCTGGCGATTGCATCCTTATTTTTCCAGAAGGCGTGAGTCATGATGATCCCTATATTTATCAACTTAAAACAGGTTTAGCACGAATGGCTTTACAAGCGATGAGTAAAGCAAAAGATGGTCACTTTTCGGTGGTCGTACAACCAACGGTGATTGATTATTCTGAAAAAGACGAATTTCGCAGTGAGCTTTATCTGCATTTTTGCGAACCCGTTAAAATTTCATCCGTTGATTATTCTGTTAAGGACATTATGGATGGAGTGAGAGATTCTTTGGAGGCTGGTTTTGCAAGTTTTTTTAGCTGGGATGAAAAAAGAAACTGGCGCTTTTTATTTGAAATGGCGTATGGAAGGCAACCTTATTCCTCACGAGAATTTAGAGATTACGTTGAAAAACATCGTCCCGATTTTGATTCGGATCCCATCCTGATGGCAAGAATTCAAACCATGCGCCGTATGATGCAAGCTGTAAACGTTTCGCCAGTCCAATTGGTTTGGGGCGATACCAACTATAAAAAAAGAAATTTCTTTTGGATTATGTTTAAACATGGTTGGTTTTATCTTTTTATTACTTTGCCAGTTGAGTTTCTAGGAACCATTGTGTGGGGATTTCCTGCTAAAATATGTGAGAGGCTTGCTAAAAAAAGCACATCAGACAGGGATGTGCGCGCCACAATGAAAATTGCACACGGAATGTGGTTTTTCCCACTTTGGGCATTTATCATGTCGTCGTTATTTACTTTTTATCTTGGTAACTATTTACCAAATGTTCATAAAGTCGTACTATGGTTTGCATTCTTAATTCTAACGCCAACGTTTCTTGCGTTGAGCCTTATCGTTCAAGAGAGTGTTAATTTTTTTCCTGGATTTTTAAGACTTGCCAAACTTCGTTTTTTCTTTCCACGGGGTTGGTATGAGCTCATGAAAGAGTGGCGCGAGATCTCTGATGGAGTTATCCAAAAAATTAAAATCCAAGATTAA
- the murB gene encoding UDP-N-acetylmuramate dehydrogenase, with protein sequence MSKNFPCFLTTNQSLKDVTYYKMGGIAEYFATPKNISELQELLFWCVTNKKPCAVLGAGSNSVYADGVFKGVVISLAKMIGWFWETDSVLFVEAGVTNTEIAEICLAANRGGATWMYRMPGQLGASIRMNARCYGGEMSQIVQSVITLNMDGQLKTYTAQEVFQGYKSTRLMQSPEIVIGARLFLPNLISPAVLFDEMSLFEADRHKKKHFYLPSCGSTFKNNYTAGKPSGQLFDSLGLKGRRVGHAEVSQFHANFVWNTGDASTVDMLTLAAEMRESAKSHLSVDLELEVQPVGIFSCELFEKCGMKQLGPHYSFNQSNKWVGLLYHPQNQKLTPNFPCLLYEGLFLEYLQTPFMGCATVGVQFLQIDSLENAKKNPLNPFLRWITYSTETPEKIFFLRKNYESKINDNIFTDELWNFSVSEIFLANYKNPENNYLEFEMTPYGEWVAIEFDGIRKRTGRNKTLSIDLWKNVKINNLCTSFYNNNEVRFVFGMSFNYNQIKTIIDEESKFIYIQCALSLGNNRYYLSPYWKYFAKNKINQKIDFHQPKKFWKLKLF encoded by the coding sequence ATGTCTAAAAATTTTCCTTGTTTTTTAACTACAAACCAGTCATTAAAAGATGTTACTTACTATAAAATGGGCGGTATAGCAGAATATTTTGCAACCCCCAAAAATATTAGTGAACTGCAAGAACTCCTTTTTTGGTGTGTTACCAATAAAAAACCATGCGCCGTTTTAGGAGCTGGGAGCAATTCGGTATATGCAGATGGTGTATTTAAAGGTGTTGTTATTTCTCTTGCAAAAATGATTGGTTGGTTTTGGGAAACAGACTCTGTGTTGTTTGTCGAGGCGGGAGTCACAAATACAGAAATTGCTGAAATTTGCTTAGCTGCAAATCGCGGTGGAGCGACTTGGATGTATCGAATGCCAGGACAATTAGGCGCATCAATTCGAATGAATGCCCGTTGTTATGGTGGCGAAATGTCACAAATAGTTCAATCTGTTATCACATTAAATATGGATGGACAGTTAAAAACTTATACTGCTCAAGAAGTTTTTCAAGGTTATAAAAGTACAAGATTAATGCAATCTCCAGAAATTGTAATTGGTGCAAGATTATTTTTGCCAAATCTTATTTCTCCAGCAGTTTTGTTTGATGAAATGAGTTTATTTGAGGCAGATAGACATAAAAAGAAACATTTTTATTTACCGAGTTGCGGTTCTACTTTTAAAAATAATTACACTGCAGGAAAACCGAGTGGACAATTATTTGATTCTTTAGGCTTAAAAGGTAGACGTGTTGGTCATGCAGAGGTGAGTCAATTTCATGCAAACTTTGTTTGGAATACAGGAGACGCTTCAACGGTTGATATGTTAACGCTTGCTGCCGAAATGCGTGAAAGTGCCAAAAGTCATTTATCTGTTGATTTAGAGTTAGAAGTTCAGCCAGTAGGGATATTTTCTTGTGAATTATTTGAAAAATGTGGAATGAAGCAACTAGGACCTCATTATAGTTTTAATCAAAGTAACAAATGGGTTGGTTTATTGTATCATCCACAAAATCAAAAATTGACCCCAAATTTTCCTTGTTTGTTATATGAAGGACTTTTTTTAGAGTACTTACAAACTCCATTTATGGGCTGTGCAACTGTTGGTGTGCAATTTTTGCAAATTGATTCTTTGGAAAACGCAAAAAAGAATCCTTTAAATCCTTTTTTGCGTTGGATAACTTATTCAACCGAAACTCCAGAGAAGATTTTTTTTCTTAGAAAAAATTATGAATCTAAAATAAATGATAATATTTTTACTGATGAACTGTGGAATTTTAGTGTCAGTGAAATATTTTTAGCAAATTATAAAAACCCAGAAAATAATTATTTAGAATTTGAAATGACTCCATATGGTGAATGGGTAGCCATAGAGTTTGATGGTATTCGAAAACGGACTGGACGCAATAAAACTTTATCAATTGATCTTTGGAAAAATGTAAAAATTAATAATTTATGCACAAGTTTTTATAATAATAATGAAGTAAGGTTTGTTTTTGGTATGAGTTTTAATTACAATCAAATTAAAACTATTATAGATGAAGAAAGTAAATTTATTTACATCCAGTGTGCTTTGAGTTTGGGTAACAATAGATATTATTTGTCACCTTACTGGAAATATTTTGCAAAAAATAAAATTAATCAGAAGATTGATTTTCATCAGCCAAAAAAATTCTGGAAATTAAAGTTATTTTAA
- a CDS encoding tRNA/rRNA methyltransferase: protein MKKEEKHGANRKIPKPRKKIEMKICGVHACKAVFLKRPQDIIRVYVTEENIKDFNKILKFCAEKKLAYRVLNSQEMEKVSESNHHEGVCFLIKKQPVANVADYLSQTQQNKADCVVALENVQNPHNLGAIIRVCASFGAQAILVSHTDPALSGAAFRIAEGGAEFIKLIATENLEKSVLDFKAKGYTAITTSSHNGKSLFEEKMPAKTLVIFGSESQGISPALFKTGDKTLKIPSTGHVESLNIACATSVILAEYWRNHKR, encoded by the coding sequence TTGAAAAAAGAAGAAAAGCATGGGGCAAATAGAAAGATTCCAAAACCTCGCAAAAAAATTGAAATGAAAATTTGTGGGGTTCATGCTTGCAAAGCAGTCTTTTTAAAAAGGCCGCAAGACATTATACGCGTGTACGTTACAGAAGAAAATATTAAAGATTTTAATAAGATACTTAAATTTTGTGCCGAAAAAAAATTAGCCTACAGAGTTCTAAATTCCCAAGAAATGGAAAAAGTATCAGAATCAAATCATCACGAAGGTGTTTGTTTTTTAATTAAAAAACAACCCGTAGCCAATGTTGCAGATTATTTATCACAAACACAACAAAACAAAGCCGATTGTGTTGTTGCACTAGAAAATGTACAAAATCCTCATAATTTAGGTGCAATTATCCGAGTGTGTGCAAGTTTTGGTGCACAAGCCATACTTGTATCTCATACTGATCCTGCATTATCAGGAGCTGCTTTTCGAATTGCAGAGGGTGGAGCAGAATTTATTAAACTTATTGCAACTGAAAACTTAGAAAAATCTGTTTTAGATTTTAAGGCAAAAGGATATACGGCCATTACAACATCAAGTCATAATGGCAAGTCATTATTTGAAGAAAAAATGCCGGCAAAAACTCTTGTTATCTTTGGATCAGAAAGTCAAGGTATTAGTCCCGCATTATTTAAAACTGGAGATAAAACCCTAAAAATACCGAGCACAGGACATGTTGAAAGTTTAAACATAGCATGCGCAACAAGCGTTATCCTTGCAGAGTACTGGAGAAATCACAAACGTTAA
- a CDS encoding alpha/beta hydrolase yields the protein MSLQQNVKWLSTNTIKNFKSPLKTVANWKGQQIKNVIIGLHGFGDNAANFSSLSNEIINDDCLWIFLQGPRFYPMGQDGAQWFPLFSDPTEERRRSEELIMQTIYNVCEQCQIASNRVFILGFSQGAAMALLCALKYKEKFCGILSLSGFLIQSHLIKKAYAGSSIDTPILLAHGNQDQVIFPAMYYETLDTLRDIGVKNLKSKIYQMGHTLCQEEIRDITKFVEEYR from the coding sequence ATGTCATTACAGCAAAACGTCAAGTGGCTTAGCACAAACACAATAAAAAATTTTAAAAGTCCTTTAAAAACTGTCGCAAATTGGAAAGGACAACAAATTAAAAATGTAATTATTGGTTTGCATGGGTTTGGAGATAATGCGGCAAATTTTTCTTCGCTTTCTAATGAAATCATAAATGATGATTGCCTTTGGATATTTTTACAAGGACCTCGTTTTTATCCTATGGGGCAAGATGGTGCGCAGTGGTTTCCATTGTTTAGCGACCCTACCGAAGAACGCAGACGATCTGAAGAATTAATCATGCAAACAATTTATAATGTCTGCGAGCAGTGCCAAATTGCATCCAATCGTGTTTTTATTTTAGGATTTTCTCAAGGCGCAGCAATGGCATTGTTGTGTGCTTTAAAATATAAAGAAAAATTTTGTGGTATTCTGTCACTTAGCGGATTTTTAATTCAGTCTCACTTGATCAAAAAAGCATATGCAGGCAGCTCGATTGATACCCCAATTTTGTTAGCACATGGAAATCAGGATCAAGTTATTTTTCCTGCAATGTATTACGAAACTCTTGATACATTAAGAGATATTGGAGTAAAAAATTTGAAAAGCAAAATTTACCAGATGGGGCATACATTGTGCCAGGAAGAGATTCGAGACATAACCAAATTTGTTGAGGAGTATCGTTGA
- a CDS encoding response regulator produces MIFLKNKQVLIVDDEVDLREMLALELKNYQTTVFEAKNGQEALNFIKKENIDLVISDIRMPGGNGIEFLKKTKAINIKSPQFVFITAYSDITIEELFALGAEGIVEKPFDIPELFGLLNWLAMPLPERYALMPKTKPTINFKFNQNENSKNRFAVGRGGALIPTENTVYEVGSLIGFEIIFSSYIKISGIGEINWNNCMNSSNNYYAGMSFKYFDDSTRKDAIELLTKLNCIEIIPKVSDT; encoded by the coding sequence ATGATTTTTCTTAAAAACAAACAAGTCCTTATTGTTGACGATGAAGTAGATTTAAGAGAAATGCTTGCCCTCGAATTAAAAAATTATCAAACAACAGTATTTGAAGCAAAAAATGGGCAAGAAGCACTTAATTTCATTAAAAAGGAAAATATTGATCTGGTAATTTCTGATATTCGCATGCCAGGAGGCAATGGCATCGAATTTTTAAAAAAGACAAAAGCTATCAATATAAAATCACCTCAATTTGTGTTTATTACTGCTTATTCTGATATTACAATTGAAGAACTTTTTGCGTTAGGTGCTGAAGGCATTGTAGAAAAACCTTTTGATATTCCAGAACTATTTGGTTTACTAAATTGGTTAGCCATGCCATTGCCAGAACGTTATGCATTAATGCCCAAAACAAAACCCACAATTAATTTTAAATTTAATCAAAATGAAAATTCAAAAAATAGGTTTGCCGTTGGCAGAGGCGGAGCATTGATTCCTACTGAAAATACTGTTTATGAAGTCGGCAGTTTAATTGGTTTTGAAATCATTTTTTCAAGTTATATTAAAATTTCAGGCATTGGCGAGATCAACTGGAATAATTGTATGAACTCTTCAAACAATTATTATGCAGGTATGAGTTTTAAATATTTTGATGACTCTACAAGAAAAGATGCAATTGAGCTTTTGACAAAGCTCAATTGCATCGAAATTATCCCTAAAGTGAGCGATACTTAA
- a CDS encoding Trp family transcriptional regulator has protein sequence MLSPRIKTSTREITVFLKELSKKNLSHEEYEEILKVFLTPAELDAIAQRLQIVNLIIKGVTQREISEKLGVGVATVTRGSRMLQENEHILQLVFPRNEQLPI, from the coding sequence ATGTTATCTCCTCGGATAAAAACATCTACTCGAGAAATTACTGTATTTTTAAAAGAACTAAGCAAAAAAAATTTAAGCCATGAAGAATATGAAGAGATTTTAAAAGTTTTTTTAACTCCCGCAGAATTAGACGCAATAGCGCAACGTCTTCAAATTGTAAATCTAATTATTAAAGGAGTGACACAAAGAGAAATTTCCGAAAAATTAGGAGTAGGAGTTGCTACCGTAACAAGAGGTAGCAGAATGCTGCAAGAAAATGAACATATTTTACAACTTGTATTTCCTAGAAATGAACAACTACCAATTTAA
- a CDS encoding cytochrome c: MKAPARVLIVSIIVSLVVVFIVLYRYDLLPKKSQDAGETAQQTSAPAANSADKPSESENKEAKKETAATGLPSAAQLENGKKLYETATCILCHGATGKADTPTAQALKATNLVEGKFKNNKDNLQSVEYILKVITEGVPGTGMASFKAQVPNESDRRDIAEYVHSLAEKK; encoded by the coding sequence GTGAAAGCTCCTGCTCGTGTGCTTATTGTGTCTATTATTGTGTCATTAGTTGTTGTATTTATTGTGCTTTATCGGTATGATTTGTTGCCAAAAAAATCGCAAGATGCGGGTGAGACCGCTCAACAAACTTCTGCACCAGCTGCAAATTCAGCAGACAAGCCTTCTGAGTCAGAAAATAAAGAGGCAAAGAAGGAAACGGCTGCAACAGGTTTGCCAAGTGCCGCTCAACTAGAGAATGGCAAAAAATTGTATGAGACTGCGACATGCATTTTGTGTCATGGAGCGACTGGCAAAGCAGATACTCCTACTGCACAAGCTTTAAAGGCAACAAATCTTGTTGAAGGCAAATTTAAGAATAATAAAGATAATCTTCAGTCTGTTGAATATATTCTTAAAGTTATTACAGAAGGTGTTCCTGGTACCGGAATGGCAAGTTTTAAAGCTCAGGTTCCTAATGAAAGTGACAGACGTGATATTGCTGAATACGTCCATTCATTAGCAGAAAAAAAATAG
- a CDS encoding CheR family methyltransferase yields the protein MSNNEPKITVTHEQLMSDKEGYERLSKILFEKTGIYMDPSEKSISLMSNRLHKVLKKHFCNSYTEFIQKLDSGNSLILNEFLEVLTTNTTNFFRENEHFIYLRKNFQKIIDYLIKEKRNEIRVWCAASSTGEEPYTILMTILESLAFNPKFTVKINATDLNTQVLDKAKEGIYKLELTENIPQELVSKYFEKNQNTTTETIQIKEKFKKMVEFSKLNLMSDFYSFPYKFDIIFCRNVLIYFPQPIVESTVLKLSQCLHKEGYLFIGHTESMIGNKDKLKSVHPAIFQLIV from the coding sequence GTGTCAAACAATGAACCAAAAATAACAGTAACTCATGAACAACTTATGTCTGATAAAGAAGGATATGAGCGTTTATCAAAAATTCTTTTTGAAAAAACTGGAATTTACATGGATCCAAGTGAAAAGAGTATTTCGTTAATGTCAAATAGATTGCATAAAGTGTTAAAAAAACATTTTTGCAATTCATATACAGAATTTATTCAAAAATTAGATTCTGGAAATAGTTTAATTTTAAATGAATTTTTAGAAGTTTTAACTACAAATACTACTAATTTTTTTAGAGAAAATGAGCATTTTATTTATTTAAGAAAAAATTTTCAAAAAATAATTGATTATTTGATAAAAGAAAAAAGAAATGAAATTAGGGTTTGGTGTGCTGCATCAAGTACCGGAGAAGAACCTTATACTATTTTAATGACAATTTTAGAGAGTTTAGCTTTTAATCCTAAGTTTACAGTAAAAATTAATGCTACAGATCTCAATACTCAAGTTTTAGACAAAGCCAAAGAGGGAATCTATAAATTAGAACTAACAGAAAACATTCCGCAAGAATTAGTGTCTAAGTACTTTGAAAAAAATCAAAATACAACAACTGAAACAATTCAGATTAAAGAAAAATTTAAAAAAATGGTCGAATTTTCAAAGCTAAATTTGATGAGCGATTTTTATAGTTTTCCATATAAATTTGATATAATTTTTTGTAGAAATGTGCTTATTTATTTTCCACAGCCTATTGTAGAATCCACTGTTTTAAAATTATCGCAATGTTTACATAAAGAAGGATATTTATTTATAGGTCATACAGAATCAATGATTGGAAATAAAGATAAACTTAAATCAGTTCATCCAGCAATTTTTCAGTTAATTGTTTAA
- a CDS encoding DUF2058 family protein, which translates to MSLRDQLMKVGLVSKKQAQKAEATGRKQNHDSKKNKELANSLDAAKQAELEKIENEKNTRKELDKELNKQRDLLVQQREQFYRARQILNSNCLNDKNAEENYFFEENKKIRKVLVTPWQREMLARGKLGIGRPQDDIDEYYIIPLSVAKIIQDIAPQRLLMLHSELDDLEEVDGL; encoded by the coding sequence ATGAGTTTGAGGGATCAACTTATGAAAGTGGGTCTTGTTTCTAAGAAGCAAGCGCAAAAAGCAGAAGCGACTGGGCGCAAACAAAATCATGATTCCAAAAAAAATAAGGAACTTGCTAATTCCCTTGATGCTGCAAAACAGGCTGAGCTCGAAAAAATTGAAAACGAAAAAAATACACGTAAAGAGCTTGATAAAGAACTCAACAAACAGCGAGATCTTCTTGTGCAACAGCGAGAACAGTTTTATCGAGCAAGACAAATTTTAAATAGCAATTGTTTGAATGACAAAAATGCTGAAGAGAATTACTTTTTTGAAGAAAATAAAAAAATTCGTAAAGTACTTGTTACTCCATGGCAACGAGAAATGCTTGCAAGGGGTAAGCTTGGTATTGGGAGACCTCAAGATGATATTGATGAGTATTATATTATTCCTTTAAGTGTGGCGAAAATTATTCAGGATATTGCACCGCAAAGACTATTGATGCTGCATTCTGAGCTTGATGACTTAGAAGAAGTTGATGGATTGTAA
- a CDS encoding DsbA family protein, translating into MQFDNSSTPGLKKILGFFVGGLLLGIIGTAGVMIAKNNKKALDVVGNTVKPVITVDGKTWSTDSLPGDSMMDYYTLRSNIYNAEKNFMSQTAARIALANDAGKPVSQEALPRLDELLPSLSITDEEAKRYYDEVVARMGSAVLGGQSFDAIKTQLKMQMAQQKTADLVMKKIHDFEAGGRIKVLLNPPQSPPVKLDVQDYPARGNKNADTVLVEVADYMCAHCREAETVLENIYQEFSSKVKFVSVSYPLSVNGLSGALTRGAFCASQQGEKQFWDYNSLAFQVPYSKMEASGQDPSKAFHDVAIETAKMAKLDEAKFATCLNSAEAIEHIKKVQNQFNSATGFKGTPTFYLNGRLIQVSPSQLEATLKTALK; encoded by the coding sequence ATGCAATTCGATAACAGTTCCACTCCGGGATTAAAAAAGATTTTAGGTTTTTTTGTTGGAGGTCTTTTATTAGGAATCATAGGCACTGCTGGAGTCATGATTGCAAAGAACAATAAAAAAGCACTTGACGTTGTTGGAAATACGGTGAAGCCTGTTATTACAGTTGATGGAAAAACCTGGAGCACAGACTCACTTCCGGGGGATTCTATGATGGATTATTATACTCTCCGCAGTAATATATACAATGCCGAAAAGAATTTTATGTCTCAAACTGCAGCTCGTATTGCTCTTGCTAACGATGCCGGCAAGCCTGTGTCTCAAGAAGCGTTACCGAGACTTGATGAGCTACTCCCCTCATTGTCAATCACCGATGAAGAGGCGAAAAGATACTACGATGAGGTTGTTGCGCGTATGGGTAGCGCCGTTTTAGGTGGGCAATCATTCGACGCTATAAAGACACAACTTAAGATGCAAATGGCGCAACAAAAAACCGCAGATCTTGTTATGAAAAAAATTCATGATTTTGAAGCTGGAGGGCGTATTAAGGTTTTGCTAAATCCTCCTCAATCACCACCAGTAAAGTTAGATGTTCAAGATTATCCAGCAAGAGGTAATAAAAACGCAGACACCGTATTGGTTGAAGTTGCTGATTATATGTGTGCGCACTGTCGTGAGGCAGAAACAGTTCTCGAAAATATTTATCAAGAGTTTTCTTCTAAAGTTAAGTTTGTCAGTGTTTCTTATCCACTATCTGTCAATGGTTTGAGTGGGGCATTAACAAGAGGGGCATTTTGTGCTTCGCAACAGGGAGAAAAGCAGTTTTGGGATTATAACTCGTTAGCATTTCAAGTTCCATATTCAAAAATGGAAGCCAGTGGTCAGGATCCCAGCAAAGCGTTCCATGATGTTGCAATTGAAACGGCAAAGATGGCAAAATTAGATGAAGCAAAGTTTGCAACGTGCTTGAATTCAGCAGAAGCAATTGAGCATATTAAAAAAGTTCAAAATCAGTTCAATTCTGCAACAGGGTTTAAAGGGACTCCAACTTTTTATTTAAATGGCCGATTGATACAGGTTAGTCCAAGTCAGTTGGAGGCAACTCTTAAAACTGCATTAAAATAG
- the hflX gene encoding GTPase HflX, which translates to MNKSNMDIEKTLELEKSRLQFESRDQGGMNSYLVSLELPEDNPEDIQESLQELGALVRTLGDDCLGVTVQKKSKPVPATYIGYGKAEELKKSCATLKVDYVVFDQELSPTQVRNLENLIEKPILDRTSIILQIFKKNARSKESKTQVEIAHLEYIAPRLSNAWITWERQRGGGGVGGRLKGSGETQIEIDRRRIKDKINSLKKELEKVQKEREVQRKNRSDEWNVVLVGYTNAGKTTLMNQLTKSQLSAKDSLFETLDASIRRIRGTNNMNILITDTVGFIRNLPHSLVASFRSTLEEACKADLLLNIVDISNKHYKEHIKVTEDVLAQVGASEVPRIVVFNKIDCIVGEPRLPRILARSYPKSICISSQKKEDIKRFRDSIVQFLAQNMVEKIFHVSYEDSKLLSYIYSHTRVLEANWTQDEGIFKVRMSKSVYQRYFLPDKIEDDQE; encoded by the coding sequence TTGAACAAGTCAAATATGGATATTGAAAAAACATTAGAGCTTGAAAAATCGCGATTGCAATTTGAAAGTCGCGATCAAGGCGGAATGAACTCTTATTTAGTGAGTCTTGAACTCCCAGAGGATAATCCAGAAGATATTCAAGAGAGCCTTCAAGAACTTGGCGCATTAGTTCGTACCTTGGGTGATGATTGTTTGGGTGTTACAGTGCAAAAAAAGTCAAAGCCTGTGCCCGCGACTTATATTGGGTATGGCAAAGCCGAAGAATTAAAAAAATCATGCGCAACGTTAAAAGTAGATTATGTTGTTTTTGATCAAGAGCTCTCGCCAACACAAGTTCGAAATTTAGAAAATTTAATTGAGAAACCTATCTTAGATAGGACAAGTATCATTTTGCAAATTTTTAAAAAAAATGCCCGTTCAAAAGAATCAAAAACACAAGTCGAGATCGCGCATCTCGAATATATTGCTCCGCGTTTATCAAATGCTTGGATTACATGGGAAAGACAGCGAGGAGGTGGCGGTGTTGGAGGCAGGCTTAAAGGTTCGGGTGAAACGCAAATTGAAATAGATAGAAGAAGAATTAAAGATAAAATCAATTCTTTAAAAAAAGAATTAGAAAAAGTTCAAAAAGAAAGAGAAGTTCAGCGAAAAAACAGATCTGATGAATGGAATGTTGTGCTTGTTGGATATACAAATGCTGGTAAAACAACGCTTATGAATCAACTTACAAAAAGTCAACTTTCTGCAAAAGATTCTTTGTTTGAAACACTCGATGCGAGTATAAGACGTATTCGTGGCACAAATAATATGAATATATTAATTACAGATACTGTAGGATTTATTCGTAATTTACCGCACTCTTTAGTGGCTAGTTTTAGAAGTACTCTCGAAGAAGCCTGTAAGGCTGATTTATTATTAAACATTGTTGATATCTCAAACAAACATTATAAAGAACACATAAAAGTCACAGAAGATGTATTAGCACAAGTTGGTGCTTCAGAAGTGCCTAGAATTGTTGTTTTTAATAAAATTGATTGTATTGTAGGAGAGCCTCGATTACCAAGAATTTTAGCACGAAGTTATCCAAAAAGTATCTGCATTTCTAGTCAAAAAAAAGAAGATATTAAACGTTTTCGAGATTCTATTGTTCAATTTCTTGCGCAGAATATGGTGGAAAAAATTTTTCATGTTAGTTATGAAGATTCAAAATTGTTATCTTATATTTATTCACATACGCGGGTTTTAGAAGCAAACTGGACTCAAGATGAAGGAATTTTTAAAGTTCGTATGTCAAAAAGCGTATACCAACGTTATTTTTTACCAGATAAGATCGAGGATGATCAAGAATGA